CATGATACAGGTTAAACTGTCAATGTCAAGGTGCATGGTAATGTTTAGCATGCCAATGtgcaattagttttttattttatttttatttttagtgttACCTGTCACCATTATGATTTGTTATATATCGGCGTCTCAATTACTTCAAATTATTAACCAATGAGTTATGGTTCAAATGACACTTTTGCTTCCATAAGAATGGGTTGGAATGttaggttgtgggttcaaaacccaCCAGATGTGTATtgtaccaattaaaaaaatatattgaaattgatttaattttattgtacaGTACTAGCTTTTGAAATTTATGTCTGAGCTTTCATGGTTGACAGTCAAtgaatccaaaaaaagaaaaaacttatttttcccTAATAACAGGCTAAGCTCCAGGAATTTCTTGGAAGGAAAGAGCTGGACAAACATCTGGATGCTGATGAAGCTATAGTTCTCGGTGCAGCACTACATGCCGCAAATCTAAGTGATGGAATCAAATTGAACCGTAAGCTGGGAATGGTTGATGGTTCTTCCTATGGGCTTGTTTTTGAGTTAGACGGCCCTGAACTTTTGAAAGATGAGAGCACTAGGCAGTTACTTGTACAACGAATGAAGAAACTTCCGAGCAAGGTAAACAACAAGGCAAtatgaatcttttttttcttttttctttttctgtaagAGAAAGGTTGGTTGGAAAAATACTTTGAATGCATTAGTCTTCCTCTCTAATTCTACTATTTATGTTTGGGGTTGCTTGTATAACAGATGTTCAGGTCCATTATCCATAAGAAAGATTTTGAAGTTTCACTTTCTTACGATAAAGATCTTTTACCACCTGGTGTTACCTCTCCCATATTTGCTCAGTATGATGTGTCTGGTTTAACAGATGCGAGTGAAAAGTAAGATTAGCAAATTCCTAAATCTTATGTTCATGTGCATTTTGCTTTGATTCTTCAAGCAATCGCAACCCTCTCTCCACACAGAAGTTTCAGACATTCTAATTTGGATTTATGTCATGTTGTCTTTATGTTTTTCAGATATTCATCCCGGAACTTGTCGTCCCCCATTAAGGCAAATTTGCATTTCTCTCTCAGTAGAAGTGGAATTCTTTCTTTGGATAGGGCAGATGCAGTTATTGAAATATCAGAATGGGTAGAAGTTCCTAAAAAGAATTTGACCCTGGAGAATTCAACTACTGCTTCCCCCAACATATCAATTGAAGCTGGTGCAAATAATGCTTCAGAAGAAATTAATGACGACTTGCATGTGGATGGTGGGATTAGTAACTCATCTAACTCTAATGTAGAAGAACATAATACCCCAGATCTTGGTACAGAGAGAAAGCTGAAAAAGAAGACATTTAAGGTTCCActtaaggtaaaaaaaaaaaaaaagtgaattttcTTAAGGTGTATTAACAGTTGTCTAAAACATTTTCTGATATTAAATATCCATTTTCCACACTATCCTTGCTTACTTCCCTCATTTATTAATTATAGATTGTTGAGAAGACATTGGGGCCTGGAATGTCTCTTTCGAAAGAATCATTTGTTGAAGCTAAACGTAGATTAGAAGCATTGGACAAAAAGGATGCAGAGCGAAGAAGAACTGCAGAGTTAAAAAATAACTTGGAAGGATATATTTATGCTACTAAAGAaaaggtttgaaattttttactaattcaaccatttatttcaTTTAACATATTAGATTTTTTCCATTTGCATTACTCATGATGACTTTGAAGTTCAAAGTTTACTTTTAATTCCTCCATATAAAGCCCTATTATGGTTTTACTCTCTTTCCTTATGTGTgagtttggttggggtgaaaaggGAGAGGATGGAAATAGGGGGAAGAAAAAGGGGGAAGAGACTAAGATTTTTTACAGTTTGGCTAGAAAGAAAATGTTGGGGATTGGGATTTTTCATCCACGCCCACCAATTTGGTTCCTTCCAAGTAGGGGAGAAAATGACCTTAGGCaatgaaattatgaaattaCACACACACTATCCCCATCATTTCAAACTACAATAAGGGcacaatattaatttaattgatctccttccacttttccatccctctTACCAAACACACATAAGGGGaaacaaaaatcttttctttCATCCCACTTTTCAATCTTCCCTCCATTTTCCATCTcccattttccatcctctcaaccaaacaaaccctaaatccATAAAGACGTTCTAATATACCTTACCTACTGGAGAAAAATACATTTGGCCGACACCAATTAATCTTTTAAGGATCCATAGCCGATCCCAAAGTTTTgagactaaggctttgttgttattgttattgttgttgtctACTGGACATATAAAGAGGCTTCCTCAATTgatgccattttttttattccagcTTGAAACATCTGAGGAGTTTGAACAAATTTCTACTGCTGAGGAACGCGAATCTTTTAAGGAAAAGCTTGAtgaggtttggattttttttttttttttttttttttttttaccaaatcaGAATGCTTGTGGTCGCATAGCTGCCACTAgatattttttaacttaagaAACTTGAATTACCTCAGGTGCAAGATTGGCTGTATACAGACGGTGAAGATGCTACAGCTGCAGAGTTTCAGAAACGCTTAGATATGTTAAAAGATTTTGGTGATCCCATGTTCTTCAGGTATATCTTGTAATAAAATTGTTGTTGAAATTAGGGCTATCTTGAGTTGAACTGAATTGAGTATGTCTGCTTCTAATATTGTGAATTTAGAGAGGCTAAACATGCTGTTTGACCTAGTGAACTTTTGGTTGTAGATTGAAAGAGCTTACTGCACGGCCGGCAGCAGCTGAACATGCTCGGAAATATCTTGTTGAACTGCAACAGGTACTTCAAATGGTGACAGTGTAGTTATAACAAATTTCAATTGAGAAAaaatccatatatatttttgcaCGTGCTTCAGGAGGAAATCAGTATGGTGGTTGAACCagttagtgttttttttttttttttattttataaaaccaGTTTGTGTTTTTCAAACTGTTGAAGCCAGGGAAAAGATATATTAGTGAGATAATTTAGTATAAAGTAGGAAGAAAATGTATGTGTTGAACATTTAACCCTACAGAATTGCATGAGTACTTGGAAGTCAGTAAGGTGGAACTATACAAGataaaagtttaattttggAAACAAACCTAGGCTCTTAAGAAATGGAAACAGTTTATCAGCAAGTATATAGTATATATGATGGTTGGCTGATTGGCACAAAAAATAACCATACTTTTAGTTGTAATTTAGACTCGTACTATAGACTAGAATATTAGATTATTTTGATGGTgttctaatttatttatattttctaaaacaaaaggCTTAATTACTTTTGTATGATGGACCACAATTCATACAACGGAGGTCAGTAGTTTAATTCTCTCAGTGCTCCTCTTTGGGCCAAAACTTACTtccagggggaaaaaaaagtacaacAAAGCTGCTGTTGCTTAATTCACagaatcaaatttcaaatcatcttagaaaaaaaaaaaaacaattgatgcaggAGAATGGACTGAGAATGTTGTTTTGATTATTTCGTTTCTCTTAGTTTTTCATCTCATCAGATTCTTTTTTCACTATAAACACTTGCATTTTTTATCTTGAGAAAAAGGAGGGGAAGAGGAATAGTTCTCTAATCCTGAAAAATGAAGGGTAAATCAATTCATTACTGCAATTAGTTGACTAGATGATTCTTGACATTCCAGTACTTTATTGACAAAATTTGGGATACCAGTATTGTATTGGCTAAAtgcattttctatcctctttcTCTGACCTTGGTATATGCTGATACATCTTTAAACTGAACCAACAGGTGCAGCTTGATAGGTCACTGATATTATAGGAAAAATGTGTTTCATTGGATAGATATCAATGGTCTTAAATGAAGAATGAATATGCAAAATATTCTTCTGATGCCTTTCAGTTCTAAGTCTGATTTCTGTGTTTGAAAGAGTTTCTCAACTAAATATTTTTCAGTTAGCCCACAAAAAATTTCCCAGGCTACTGTTGTAATATGTTTCTCCTAGACTTGCATGTTTGAAAGTGAGAGTTACCCATGTCTGCTAAGTCATGCAATTTGCAATTCTGAAATGGAAGCTTAGACTATTAAAAGCTATTTCTCACTAATGACTTGGAGGGAGTTCTTGTCGTTGATAGTGATTATATGTATTTAAAGTaggaaaaaaccaaaaccatgcaaaagtaaaattaaagaattaaagGATAGgtgacctaggagtcagcaccaagcaagAGAGGACCCAACTAGGGGTCAGCACCTAGGATTGGCTGGCGATAGCACCATTTGGAGAATTTCAAGTGAAATTTATTCATCATCAAAACAGAAATCTCCATTAGAGTACATTATTGGGCTTATGTAGACTACTAAAACCTAATTCTAACTAACATAGAAAAACATAATTCTAATTTACTTGGGAATTTCTACTTAGTGCCCGTTTGGGAAGCGCATTTTGCGAGTTTCCTAGCAGTGCGTTTTTGGATGGCGGGTcctatgcactgttcacaagaCCTGGAAGtacttttttcagcaaaattttcattaaaactgggtctcatggtactattcacacatttaaaaattatttgcttcagtgttttcagttttcagcaataaacaatattcaaacacacccttattgaattacaaaataacccTGACtctagaaaattcaataaaatactaataatctAAATAATACCTATAAAAATGTAATTGACTTCCAAAATCAAGTAAAAATAGATATCTCTTTGTGCCTCCCGCATCACATACACTATGTATTTGGCTTTTGTTACATTTTCAATGGTTTAGGGGATCTAGAAAAAGATAACAGTGAGGTTGTTGGCGCAAAATCCATTGGGTACATGTGTAACTTATGAAAAGAGAGATGATAGTGAGAGACTGAGAGTGAAACCATGAGAGATAAGAAAAGCATAATAGACAAAGAAATTTAGGTTCACCTGGAAAGGAgtcttttctttacttcttttgcctttattgttgttaattattgtcaaaaataatatatgagGCCTTCTTTGGGGACAAAGGGCAGGATGATCTCAACATATCAAATGGCAAAAATGAAAACCATGTCTTGTTAAATATGAAGTAAATAATTTCATGCCTattgaaactcttttttttttcccctccattATGACTTGCATTTAGGAATTTAATTGGAGTTACATATACCTATCTACATTTTGCCATGTTTTGAGGCAAACAGTTACCCGTTGTTCCTGTTCGATATACCACTACAATCTGTACATTTAGTAGCATAGTGGTGGAAATTCTGGCTAAAATTTCTCGAGTAATCTtgaatatttacattttttgaaaaattgtttaaactttaaattactaattttgaTTGAGAATTTGggcatttttttataagttacaTGAAAACCACAGAATGAGTGGGAGAGTGTAGAGTGAGAGGGATATATGACacatgatatatattttttcttttttggaaatatttcaataaatacaaaaatgttCAGTTTTATATGGTAAATCAttgtctttccttttttttttcctatgtatCTTTAATTTGCTTTATTTACAAGTGCATTAATGATTTCCTCTTCTGAGAATCTGCAGATTGTACAAGGctgggagaaaaaaaaaccttggcTTCCAAAAGATAAAATAGATGAGGTGTTTGAACATTTATCTTCTTTTAAAATTTGTCTAAAATTTGTTGGAATGATTTTGAGTTATCGTCTATTGAGCATTGGTATGGGAATTGATTTCTTGTAAATACAGGTTATAAGCGATGCTGACAAATTCAAGACTTGGTTGGATGAAAAAGAGGCTGAGCAGAAGAGGTAAGCTGTTCTTATAACTTTCTGGCTGAATGCATAACTGTGTGTACAATAGGACTGTGCTATGGCTGCATCATTAGTGTATAAATGTGTGTATGTGTCTATATAATGACCAACAAATACCTCATTTAtgagatccaaaaaaaaaaacctcatttgGTTCTATAAAAGAGGAACGGGACCAATGAGTAAATGGCTGATTGTTCCTTTGAAAGAACAAATGTTGCAAAATTCAATGCCAATTATGCTCCACttgtttcagcaaaaaaatattttctcaaaaatgaTTTCTgcattttttggtgtttggtgtggtGAAGACCATGGTCAATGGCAAATAACCCAAAAGAGGCAGAAAATGTTTTCTGCCATTTGTTAGTGCCCTCATTTGTACTCCCCCTCCATTCCTTtgtgccaccaccaccaccacctctaGAATTACCACTCACCATTGTGCCTATATAAATATTAACAATTCATGcaaaccaaataccaaaaatatttttaagattaTTTTCAAGGTTGCAACCAAACACAGGAAAAATGAGTCATTTACTCATTTTCCTTGAAAAATGTTTTCCCCCCAAGAAAATATCCAAAACTATTAGAACGTTACTTCCTTGGTCACTTCATTGGTAGTGATAGTCGAGTTTAATTTTCAGTCTAATCCAGTTTGGGTTAACTTATAAGCTTTGTTTAAATTTTGGAGGCTGCTGGCAGTTAACCATGATAACATCAAATTTTGGTTGAAGACCACCTGTTGTAACTTCCATTTGATAACCATCATATATttacttcttttcattttctttattcccTTGAGGGTGTGTTTATTTGGAGGTGAACCAGGGtggatggaaaattttggaaagaaaataggaaggaaaacttttttggagtgtgtttagttggataggaaggaaggaaaataaatgccCAGGTGTTTTCTCCCCGGCCCACTAAAATGttctctctccaaaatggagagaaaactaaGTGGGgatgaattttttcttaattgacaaaaatacccaTGTGCATGTGCACATGGGCTTCTTCAAGttgcctttatttatttttttctcccctGTGCAGACGTTGCCtttttttagtcttgttttttttttcctaggtaaggttgcctcttctttttattattatttttttctattcttttgattttctaggcTTGGacgtgccttttttttttcttcttcttctaggtagtaacctatgaagcacgggtgcgtttcgagactcgggtgcgggtgcgggtgcgggtgcgggactcggcaatttttgaaaaagtagggtgcgggtgcggcgggactcggcgattaaaaaattattaaaaatatttttatttatattttctatatatttttactataaaaatattcttaaaaaacacattaatatactttattcataaaacaaagaaagaagaaggcaaaaaaCACATCTGAGAGGTCAGAATTTCGGCTGCTCCGACGAGTTTTAAGGCCAATTTCGGCCGTTTTCGGCCGATTTCGGCCGTTTCCGGCCTGTTTCGGCCGTATCGGCCGTATCGGTCGCCGGCCGATACGACCCGATATGGCCGATACGGGCCGATTCTGGCCGAATCAGCCCGATTCGGCGCGAATCGAAGCCGATTCGGCGCGAATCGAGCCGCGTCGGCGCGAATCCAGCCGATTCGGCTCGAatccgagaaaaaaaaaaaaaaaaaaaactcagacgCGGCCGGACTCGCGGTCAACCGCGTCGGACGCCGCGTCCCGCGTCGCGCCGCGTCGGACTCGGGTGCGCCACCCTCCCAGCCGCGTCCGTGCTTTCTAGGTAGTAACGCtgcctcatttttttttttttttttttctagggccTGGGTGTGATagtgggttttattttattttatttatttatttattttactagacgtgattttttttttttttaataaatttgggtgattgctctttttttgtggttatttgtcactttttttgttttaattgagcatcattttttaataacggtatatgagtaaatttatttaaactcatttttttcatccttccacttccaaccaaacaaaagggagagaataaaaatttttctatcctcccactttttcatctcctaccattttctatctttccacttttccacctctccaaccaaactggccctaaaattttctttttgtttgtggAGGGGGGAGGGAGCTTGGATAGACATAAGATGGTAATCATCTTTTAAGGACACAGGATTTCAAATCGATGTAAatgactagtttttttttttttaaattaataatttgaacaAATTAATGCCTTTAGATCTAAATGGGACAAGCAAGACCCATATGTTCTACATCATCTATATGTTGACACTGTTTGGCAAGGATTGATCATTATGAGTACCTAAGGGGTAATATGAGGGTTAGCATAACTATTAACTTGTCAACCACGCACCAACTAATTAGAGTTGCTTTTAGGGGGAAAGGCTTGAACTacggggttagcagcatgttgtaattatctctctcaaaaaaaaaaaaaaatgattacttGTATGTAATACCATTTTAAGCCCCATAGCATCAGGAAGTGTTTGCGTCTATGAATTAGTTGTGTATGGTTTTAGAGAAGTGGCTTTGTAAATGGAGCTTCTCAGAATGATGCTGGAAATTGTGTTTGAGATGTTTGATTGACTAGAAAATGAGTATCAAGGTTTACTGCTTCAAAACACACTCTTTTGCGTAAAAAAAGGCATTTTTGATGTATACCATAGCAAGAATTTGCTAGTATATTCTGAATGCAACTTCTGAACCTTTTTAGTTTCTGTGCTCCTTTATACGGTATTCCTGCTGACAGTTCAAGACAGATATGTTGGCTTGAGTGCACATCAGTGGTTTAAATAATTTCTGGGGTTTTTCCAAATACTTTCAACGAAATGGCAGAGAAAAGTTTACTAAAAATATAATGGACCttgttttaatattatttgtctCTAGATAATTGTCATGTCAAAACCAAAATACAACCTGGACTGGACTTATAATATGTTATGTTTTGGTCAAGTGATCCGCTGCACCAAAGTTATTGCTGAGTCCATTATGTTATCCAATTGAACTACtgattccttttttatttacagTGCAGAATCATTTGCAACCATTTAGAAAATTTGTAGTCTTAAGATGAGAATTAAATGGTTAATCTTTATGTCATAAAGTTATCTTTTTGTAAAAATCTTGCACTAAGTAACATGaatagataagaaaaagaaaaaatgtgaaCAATGATTGGATTGATGATCAAATAGAATCCTGGGTCTTGAGCCAGGATTGATCAAATTCCATTGAGTTTGAGTCATAGTGATCATTTATCAAAGAATGACTGATTATCAAATGATTGAACAACCGGGAGCAATTTACTTACAATATTTAGTTGACATTCATAAAAAGTATCTAATGACTTAAAGAGTTCAACGCATCATGTTTAGCATATAGACGAATATTTCTTGCTCATTACCAGTCAATGACTTATTCACAAACCTCATGTGGTTGATAATCTTTATTTCCCATCTCATGGAAAAATATAAAGCATTACTGGCTGTAATGGATAATATCATGGTTGAAAAGGACAATAATTGATTTTCAAGAATGGGCCAAGCCCTCCTTTCATAAATTCAATTATTGATTTGTTTGCAAATATGATTCTCGCTATTGATGTCCTGCCTCTTCTTTATGTTCTTCTTCACATTGCCCAACtgttttttctgttttcttctttctttctgacctttctttcttttctttttttcccaaagGATTTCTGGATTCAGTACTCCAGTATTCACATCAGAAGAAGTATATATGAAGGTTTTCACTCTGCAAGATAAGGTATTATTCCCATTCCCTTTCTTATGAAAAGTAAATACGTATATAGCCTACAACTTtatctatatgtttttaatactCTTCAATTGacatttaattgatatttgtgTAGGTTTCAAGCATTAATAGAATTCCCAAGCCAAAGCCTAAAATTGAGAAGCCTACAAAGAATGAGACTGAGAGCAGTGGGGACAATGTGACTAATCCCAACTCGACTTCTGAGGAGAACCTCAACCAAAGTGACGAATCATCCAAGGATTCAGATGGCTCATCAAATGAAAAAGTTGACCCAGAGTCCAAGGCTCACTCATCAAATGAAAAAGTTGACCAAGAGTCCAAGGCTCACGATGAATTGTGAGCAATGGAAGTTACATTTAGGCTGTAATGTTACGTTTCCTTCCTAGTTAGAAATATTAATTGGTAATGGAAGAAAAAATAGGATAGACGGAGTTGCTGCAAATTTTTGTACCGTACAAGAATATAGAGTTGAGCCCATTTTTAGGAAGGGTGGTTATCTTAACAACTTTGAGATCGATAGCCTTCGCATCTTATGCTGTATGAGGAGTAGTTGGAAAAAGCTTTGGTAATTATACTTCCATCATATTATTTCCCATATAACTTAGTGGCATTACTGATGATCACTAGACCTTGTTGGAGATTTTGATCTTCTATAAATGTTCAGAGTACATGTGAAAGAGATTTTCGTTAGTCATGTAACATTTTTAAATTATCCAAGTTTTGGATTGTTCATCCTGAGCATTAATGTACAATTGCGAATTGTGCATCCCAGCTTTCTAATCTGCAACATATTCATTTATATTGTAGTATCACACTGTTGTCACGTATGAGCGCTTTGATTACTTTGGATTTCTATAGAATTGTATTTGGTATTGCTTTTGTATATATAGAAACATATTCATATTGTTGATTATTGGCTCCTTGAGAAAATGTAGGAATTTTAGGTGGAAAAAATGCTTTGAAGGTCAATTTTGAGGGGAAAATGGTCTTTTTGCGAAACAAGTGAGCAAGCCAATTTCAAATTCAGAGTTAGTCACCCAAAAAACTTTTACTTCTTGGATTGAAGGTAAAAGGTTACATCATTAGCACC
This genomic stretch from Quercus robur chromosome 4, dhQueRobu3.1, whole genome shotgun sequence harbors:
- the LOC126721026 gene encoding heat shock 70 kDa protein 17, with the translated sequence MESKFFIKLGLVLFVLCFVFDRSESAVSSVDLGSEWGKVAVVNLKPGQSPISIAINEMSKRKSPALVAFHSGTRLLGEEAAGIVARYPEKVYSQVRDMLGKPYGYVKKVLDSMYLPFDIVEDSRGAVSFKVDGGDDGVAVYSVEEILAMILGYAADLAEFHSKVPVKDAVIAVPPYFGQAERRGLIQAAQLAGINVLSLINEYSGAALQYGIDKDFSNESRHVIFYDMGSSSTYAALVYYSAYNAKEFGKTVSVNQFQVKEVRWDPELGGQNLELRLVEYFADEFNKQVGNGVDVRKSAKAMAKLKKQVKRTKEILSANTAAPISVESLYDDRDFRSTITREKFEELCQDLWEKSLIPVKEVLQHSGLKLDEIYAVELIGGSTRVPKLQAKLQEFLGRKELDKHLDADEAIVLGAALHAANLSDGIKLNRKLGMVDGSSYGLVFELDGPELLKDESTRQLLVQRMKKLPSKMFRSIIHKKDFEVSLSYDKDLLPPGVTSPIFAQYDVSGLTDASEKYSSRNLSSPIKANLHFSLSRSGILSLDRADAVIEISEWVEVPKKNLTLENSTTASPNISIEAGANNASEEINDDLHVDGGISNSSNSNVEEHNTPDLGTERKLKKKTFKVPLKIVEKTLGPGMSLSKESFVEAKRRLEALDKKDAERRRTAELKNNLEGYIYATKEKLETSEEFEQISTAEERESFKEKLDEVQDWLYTDGEDATAAEFQKRLDMLKDFGDPMFFRLKELTARPAAAEHARKYLVELQQIVQGWEKKKPWLPKDKIDEVISDADKFKTWLDEKEAEQKRISGFSTPVFTSEEVYMKVFTLQDKVSSINRIPKPKPKIEKPTKNETESSGDNVTNPNSTSEENLNQSDESSKDSDGSSNEKVDPESKAHSSNEKVDQESKAHDEL